One window of Triplophysa rosa linkage group LG8, Trosa_1v2, whole genome shotgun sequence genomic DNA carries:
- the LOC130557689 gene encoding immunoglobulin superfamily DCC subclass member 3, translated as MRNRQEAKRSPPEFLQWPQSVSKAVGSSAVFTCQAQGVPEPHLIWLKNGKILTPRGNVKLTNNNSTLAVTRITAQDEAIYQCIAENSAGTNQASARLAVSRSADLPEAPQDLTATPLSTTSLLIRWNRPEPHVSDRIIGYVLHIRKLGDPDSGELQEAVTKDTFQHEFNNLETATTFSIYVKAYSPQGASQQSPIIITTTLGGVPSMPSFFTKVLNSTAMQVFWDLPSKAGRVEGYKLSHRMITQQETTTEERFPSHINTHTISNLEPAAVYEIQLTAFNGNGDSISNKRLVSLAETEKSRKDTAGESLCDCRQDSDSPVTGIVVGIHIGVACIIFCALFLMFGYRHSFFRHKGSLGSWSLSGGQTDSHRRSTTKETTVCTTDAIELMTQGVSAGHQAGDSQCRVMIEPHCPAGTSTGVSNGTG; from the exons atgagaaaCAGGCAGGAAGCTAAACGAT cTCCCCCAGAGTTTCTGCAGTGGCCTCAGTCGGTGTCTAAAGCCGTGGGCAGCAGTGCTGTGTTCACGTGTCAGGCGCAGGGCGTTCCAGAGCCGCATCTCATCTGGCTGAAGAACGGCAAGATTCTCACACCCAGAGGCAACGTCAAACTCACCAACAACAATAG TACGCTGGCAGTGACGCGCATCACAGCGCAGGACGAGGCGATCTATCAGTGTATAGCAGAGAACAGTGCAGGAACTAACCAGGCCAGCGCCAGACTCGCTGTCTCTCGCTCTGCTGATCTCCCAGAAGCCCCGCAGGACCTCACGGCCACACCGCTGTCCACCACCTCACTACTGATCCGCTGGAACCGACCTGAACCTCACGTCAGCGACAGGATCATCGGATACGTGCTGCACATCCGCAAGCTGGGcg atcCAGACAGCGGTGAACTTCAGGAGGCCGTAACTAAAGACACATTTCAACATGAGTTTAATAACCTGGAGACCGCCACCACATTCTCCATCTATGTGAAGGCATATTCACCTCAGGGAGCCAGTCAGCAGTCTCCCATCATCATCACCACAACACTGGGTGGAG TTCCCAGTATGCCCAGTTTCTTCACGAAGGTTCTGAACAGCACAGCCATGCAGGTGTTCTGGGATCTGCCCAGTAAAGCCGGTCGAGTGGAGGGATATAAACTCTCTCACCGCATGATAACACAACAAGAGACCACAACTGAAGAGCGTTTCCCCAGccacatcaacacacacaccatctcTAACCTCG AGCCTGCAGCCGTGTATGAGATCCAGCTCACAGCCTTTAATGGAAATGGTGACAGCATCAGCAACAAACGGCTCGTCTCATTGGCTGAGACTGAAAAGAGCAGGAAAGATACAGCAG gtgagAGTTTGTGTGACTGTCGTCAGGACTCGGACTCTCCCGTCACGGGGATCGTGGTTGGCATTCACATCGGTGTGGCCTGTATTATATTCTGTGCTCTCTTCCTCATGTTTGGATATCGTCACAG tttcTTCCGTCATAAGGGTTCTCTGGGCAGCTGGAGTCTCTCTGGAGGACAAACAGATTCACACAGACGCTCCACAACTAAAGAGACCACCGTCTGTACTACTGACGCTATTGAACTGATGACACAG GGCGTGTCAGCGGGACATCAGGCGGGTGACAGTCAGTGTCGGGTCATGATTGAACCTCACTGCCCAGCGGGCACCAGCACGGGCGTGAGCAATGGAACAGGGTGA
- the gnrhr3 gene encoding gonadotropin releasing hormone receptor 3, with the protein MSVNTSLHVSNTSRLPPAVEWTAPSFTRAAQARVAATTLLFLFAAVSNLALLVSVSRGRGRRLASHLRPLIMSLACADLMMTFIVMPLDVAWNVTVQWYGGGGLCKLLCFLKLFAMQTSAFILVVISLDRHHAILRPLDSLNAHHRNRKMLQLAWILSALIASPQLFIFRTVKAQHEDFTQCVTHGSFHERWHETAYNMFHFVTLYVIPLLVMSCCYTCILIEINRQLHNTKESSLRRSGTDMIPKARMKTLKMTIIIVLSFVVCWTPYYLLGIWYWFQPEMLNVTPEYVHHLLFVFGNLNTCCDPVIYGLYTPSFRADLARCCRCRSAAGSPLALDPLPAQQGSEHRSDPPAP; encoded by the exons ATGTCAGTCAACACGTCTCTTCATGTCTCCAACACGTCTCGCCTGCCTCCAGCGGTGGAATGGACGGCTCCCAGCTTCACTCGGGCGGCTCAGGCTCGTGTGGCCGCCACCACGCTCCTCTTCCTCTTCGCTGCCGTCAGTAACCTGGCGCTGCTGGTCAGCGTGTCACGCGGGCGTGGCCGGCGGCTGGCGTCTCACCTGCGTCCCCTCATCATGAGTCTGGCGTGTGCGGATCTGATGATGACGTTTATCGTGATGCCGCTGGACGTGGCGTGGAACGTGACGGTTCAGTGGTACGGCGGTGGCGGACTCTGTAAGCTGCTGTGCTTCCTCAAACTGTTCGCCATGCAAACCTCCGCCTTCATACTGGTGGTCATTAGTCTCGACCGCCATCACGCCATCCTGCGACCGCTCGACTCGCTTAATGCCCATCACAGAAACCGCAAGATGTTACAGCTGGCCTGGATCCTCAGCGCTCTGATCGCTTCACCGCAG CTGTTCATCTTCAGAACGGTCAAAGCCCAGCACGAGGACTTCACTCAGTGCGTCACACACGGCAGTTTTCACGAGCGCTGGCACGAGACGGCATACAACATGTTTCACTTTGTGACTCTGTATGTGATTCCGCTGCTGGTCATGAGCTGCTGCTACACCTGCATCCTCATCGAGATCAACAGGCAGCTGCACAACACCAAAG AGTCCTCTCTCAGACGCAGTGGCACCGACATGATCCCGAAGGCTCGGATGAAGACGCTGAAGATGACCATCATCATCGTCCTGTCGTTCGTGGTGTGCTGGACGCCGTATTACCTGCTGGGCATCTGGTACTGGTTCCAGCCGGAGATGTTGAATGTCACGCCCGAGTACGTCCATCACCTGCTCTTCGTCTTCGGTAACCTGAACACCTGCTGTGATCCCGTCATCTATGGTCTTTACACGCCTTCCTTCCGCGCAGACCTCGCCCGCTGCTGCCGCTGCCGCTCCGCCGCTGGATCTCCTCTCGCTCTGGACCCGCTCCCAGCACAGCAGGGCAGTGAACACAGATCTGACCCGCCGGCACCGTGA
- the LOC130557690 gene encoding tetratricopeptide repeat protein 24, whose product MASDGSPVRDAREKQKKKKKAGKSRTDETDTQVEIQRLTEDGHAALQTGDKTAALQCFKNALKAATKLRESRLQRTCAFNLGAAYVEAGRPQKGLDLLSGSQSGERGERIADLQHNLATAHEALGDHTRAVRHYLQAAQLYRSQGDAYAEGDTCVRLARCHLKRQEWNEAADAFKRAAESYKLVGSTSAAALALKDAGKHMLQSGRCAADDIVAVLTDSLEMSTNITDQETLGKLLNDVGLSFTRLRLFSEAAECYEQALPLVASKPHRLAVVLQNLGAVHNTLGQFEEALRYHREAAALHGSLGSRGAQGRCFSNLGFALVELGELEEAWESFLHAQQAFRDADDPAGQWQACEGLGGIKLQMRDPEKATHYYKHALRLLCQCQEVSSSVQERLVSKLSEGLQQKLLLQQTRPPIQRERHPNRQQPRSTAVRSDMKHDRRETLEKRTHGGNSHTEASGDRKPTSEVMTSSESHLSEEHTAETDDLTALPEANRNLNNMYDKPDIQQHIVSVQSSAHIESSSEATMLTSEQMNGGQPSVRSDVTPPSNQPDGDEATPLKRTLNSRFCTVM is encoded by the exons ATGGCCTCTGATGGGTCTCCGGTCAGAGATGCTCGTGAGaagcagaagaagaagaagaaagcaGGTAAGAGCAGGACAGATGAAACAGACACACAGGTGGAGATTCAGAGACTCACTGAAGACGGACACGCAGCGCTGCAAACTGGAGACAAAACTGCAGCTCTGCAGTGCTTCAAGAACGCATTAAAAGCTGCCACAAAG CTGCGAGAGAGCCGACTTCAGAGGACGTGTGCGTTTAATCTGGGTGCAGCGTATGTTGAGGCAGGTCGACCTCAGAAGGGTCTGGATCTCCTGTCTGGCTCTCAGTCAGGTGAGAGAGGCGAGCGGATAGCAGACCTTCAGCATAATCTGGCGACGGCTCACGAAGCGCTGGGGGATCACACCCGGGCCGTCCGGCACTATCTCCAGGCCGCACAGCTGTACCGCTCGCAGGGAGACGCGTATGCAGAGGGAGACACCTGCGTTAGACTCGCTCGATGCCACCTGAAGAGACAG GAGTGGAACGAGGCGGCAGACGCTTTCAAACGGGCCGCTGAGAGTTACAAACTAGTGGGAAGCACATCGGCAGCTGCGCTGGCCCTGAAGGATGCTGGGAAACACATGCTGCAGAGCGGCCGCTGCGCTGCTGATGACATCGTCGCCGTGTTGACGGACAGTCTGGAGATGAGCACCAACATCACGGATCAGGAGACGCTGG GGAAGCTGTTGAATGACGTGGGTTTGAGTTTTACTCGGCTCAGGTTGTTTTCTGAAGCAGCTGAATGTTATGAACAGGCTCTTCCTCTGGTCGCTTCCAAACCACACAGACTGGCTGTAGTTCTGCAGAATCTGGGGGCCGTTCACAACACTTTGGGTCAGTTTGAGGAGGCTCTGAGATACCACAGAGAAGCAGCGGCGTTACACG GCTCTCTGGGCAGTCGTGGAGCACAGGGGCGGTGTTTCAGTAATCTGGGTTTTGCTCTTGTTGAACTGGGCGAACTGGAGGAGGCGTGGGAGAGTTTTCTACACGCTCAACAGGCCTTCAGAGACGCAG atgacCCGGCTGGTCAGTGGCAGGCCTGTGAGGGTCTCGGTGGGATCAAACTACAGATGAGAGACCCAGAGAAAGCCACTCACTATTATAAACACGCTTTACGACTGTTGTGCCAGTGTCAG GAGGTGTCCAGTTCTGTCCAGGAACGGCTGGTCAGTAAACTGAGTGAAGGTTTACAGCAGAAACTTCTACTGCAGCAg ACGAGACCCCCAATACAACGAGAGCGACACCCTAACAGACAGCAGCCACG GAGCACAGCGGTGAGGTCTGACATGAAGCATGACAGGAGAGAGACACTGGAGAAACGCACACATGGAGGAAACTCACACA cagAGGCGTCTGGAGACAGGAAACCCACCAGTGAAGTGATGACGTCATCAGAATCCCACCTGAGTGAAGAACACACAGCAGAAACAGATGACCTCACTGCACTGCCAGAGGCCAAcag GAATCTGAACAACATGTATGATAAACCTGACATCCAGCAGCACATCGTCTCTGTGCAATCCTCAGCTCACa TTGAATCATCTTCTGAAGCTACAATGTTGACGTCAGAGCAGATGAACGG GGGCCAACCTTCCGTCAGGAGTGACGTGACTCCGCCTTCTAATCAGCCTGACGGCGATGAGGCCACGCCCCTCAAGAGAACGCTCAACTCCAGATTCTGCACAGTCATGTGA